Within Sphaerodactylus townsendi isolate TG3544 linkage group LG05, MPM_Stown_v2.3, whole genome shotgun sequence, the genomic segment GCCTCCTACAGTCAATTTCCTAGGATCTATGATCAGAATatggaagggaaagggggctTGAAATTACTATTCTAAAGAGACTCAGACTCACTTTCTCACTTAGTTGACACAGTTTTCTTATTTTGGGAGGTTTTCCTTATGATTGTGAATAGAACAATGGCCCAAACGATAATTCACGCCCTTATCTCTTGAAGTGAAGGAAAAAGATTAGTtcagttgtattgtcaaaggctttcacagccggattcaataggagttgtgggttttccgggctgtgtggccgtggtctggtagatcttgttcctaatgtcttgccttcatctgtggctgacatcttcagaggtgtttcacagcaagaagtctgttacacactgattttgcatagcaagttccacccaaacactggctgtttccgcacgggcggaaaacagCTCCTTAGGGACGGTTAAAACACCgctctggggcgctgttcacacagcaacGCCATGCTGGACCCGCCCAAGCGGGTAGCGAAGAGCGCCCAGCTTTTAAAGCCTGCTCCGCCTCctggtgagggtttttttaaaagcaggcgaTCTTCCCGCTCAGATGCGAATCGCGAACTGCACTGGCGTGAGGCCTCCGCCTTTGGCCCTTCCagtatctgcgagggacttaccttgccttcctctgcagctccgggcagctggaaagacatgcccacgttGCCCTGCTGAACAGAGCCTGAGAGATTATCGCAGGGCGAAGCGTGGGCGCTAACGGCTGACCAAAGCTGCAatggaaggcaaggtaagtcaaACAACAGGCTACCCTGGGCAGACTCCAGTGCAGAGCCGCCACTGTGGGCGGTGTTGGCATCGGaactgcccgcatgggaccatgcaaaTGGTCCTGATGCTCCACCGGTTTCATTTATGccggtgggaagccactgcctctggctgtgcggaaacagcctttcagattggttccccaccctgggacatagacaatatataccccattcCCAATATATACCCCATATATAAACATTCCCTTTACActagacacagtgcgtaacagacttctcgctgtgatacacctctgaagatgccagccacaaatgcaggcgaaacgttaggaacaagatctatcagaccacggccacacagcccggaaaacccacaacccccacTAATTCAGCTGTTTGTCAGAAGTGCCTAATGTTCTTAAAGCATCTTCGAACGCAGGGAACGAATTCAACTCCTTGCTATGATGCTATTCTTTCAGGGGAATAATTCACATTTCAGCACATTCTGTATTGACAAATTATGAGTGCGAACTCCTTCCCTGGACAGATAGTCAAGCTCTAGACAAACACCAAAATGGAATGATATTTTCAGTTGACTGAGCAACAGATCATGTAAAAATGTTGAAGTGCATCAAGTCTttatcaattaaaaataattatgccttggttaaaactatcaataaaataaCTATGAAAGCATCTCCATATCCTAGCAATTGCTGCATACTAAAACCCCTGATCTTTTCCCAATCTGCCAGAGTCTgtcagccagagcaactgccaaCAACTGACTACTGTCTTAACTGTTTCCAGCTTCCTCCTAATTGGTGAAGAGCTGACAGTAAAAGAATCTGGAGTTTCACCTTCCTCCTTTATCAGAGTGGTTGCTGTCCATACGGATTCATACCAGCAGTTGACCCATCAAAGTCAACAGAGAAAGAGAATTTGGGGTTTCGTAAAGCTATCGTACTCACATGAGAttaattgactctataaaggaagtcatagTTTGCCAAACTTAGTGGACATGATTAGGAATATTCATGGATGTGCAGGAGACACATTTTGAGCATCTGCAATTTCCCACAGCTCCTTCTGCACTGTTCATTGTGTGGTGACTTCAGTTAATTGTATACATAACTGAATTTACTCTGACCTGACTTCAGCTGAATTATTAGTTCACATTTGAGAGTTTCCTTTGGTCATCGTGCTGCTTACAATCTGGGGTATGTACATGGAAAACAGACCAGTTAAAAGGGGATAAAGGACATGAGTTAATACAGTGGCCAGGGCTTTAAACTGTAGCGCTCATTCCTACTCAGTTTTGTTTCTTGCTGTAACGTCCTGGGAAGAGACTAGCACACAGGTAGCATATTTTCACAGATCAAGTCCCAAGGTCAGATTCGTGACATCCAGTTAAAAATAAGTTCCCGGTAGGGCTCTTGCCACTTCAGAGAGCCAAAATTGCTCGGGGTTGGCAGTACTCAGTTTACAGGATCAATGGTCTGAATTAAGATGGCAGCTTCTCATGTTATGATGTACTGTTAACTGCATAATCTTGATCTCTGCAGAAGATGTACGTTCTTAAAATCTGAGAGCATGTTTCCCTAAATTTCTTTATCTTGAAAGCATAGACAATTGGATTCATGACTGAATTTGAGTGGCTGAGAAGGATGCCGATGTACCACATATACTGGGGGATCTTAATACGAGGGCAGAAATTTTGAATGCAGTTCATGATACACAGAGGAAGCCAACTCACAGCAAATAACAAAAGGACCAAAGTCAAATATTTGACTATCTTAAACTCCCTTCTGTAAAATGTTCTTGTTCCTCTGACATCTTTGGACCATTGTCTTAGCTTTGTTTGGATAATGCAGAAGACACTTCCGTAGAGAACAATCATGATGATCAATGGGATAAGGGTACCAACAAAAAAGCTGAAATAAACCATGTACTCCATTTTCATAATTCCGGTGAAAGTGCAATTCTTgtagcttgattttttttctgtccatcCAAAGATGGGTGCAAACCCCATCATCACAGACAACAGCCAGACTATTCCCAGAGCCACCAGAATTCTTTTTTGACTGGTTATTATCCTATACCTGTTTGCAAGGGATAAACATAGAATTCCATATAAAAAAAAGATTCgctttttaaaagctataaaGGTTCCAGATCACATGCATTCATTTTTATGAGAAATTCTaagccatattttattttatttttacaaaatccTGCCCTCCCACCCTCACAATTACCAAATTAAAACTgacacaataaaatcacatttaagaATCAACTGAAAATCATTAACACAATTAaaccctcatctccttagtttgCAAATTATTTCcctatgtaaaaagaaaaaagaaaagctgctCAAACATGACAAGGGCCATCATTTAACATATGGTGATAACCTTTTGTCAGCATCTTGTTAAGATCTATTAAAAGTTGTGAGCTTTTTTCCTGGTTCTTGCCATGAGACTCTGGAGTGGCAACATGGGAGCCCttggctttttttcttctttgggcATGCAGTTACTTTCTCATCTTTggcttggccagcacctggcttacctccagctagaccaggggtagggaacctgcggctctccagatgttcaggaactacaattcccatcagcctctgtcagcatggccaattggccatgctggtgaaggctGATAAGTCCTGAACCATTGGAAAACACTCAACTAACTAGACTATAGGAACTCTGCACTGCTTGAGAATGCTTGTAGTGATTTCACTCTGCTGAGATCTCAAGGGTGGGGATTGGAGGAATGTTTGGAAGAGAGAGATTAACCAAGAAATGCtgtagtggaactcagttccatTAAAGCTCGCTTTCATGCTGTGTTACCAAACCACCCTGGCATGGGTGGGTGGAATGCTTATTCACGAGTATCCTTGCCCTCCTGCCAGCCTAAAAGGGTGATGCTGGtcttgcagagatggggagccccaAACGTAAAAAGCTGGCAGGTGTAGATCCTACAAAGAGCTTTCAGGAATTGTGATTCCACTgtttctcatgctctcagcttgcttgccatatcagcacattttcagctccacagccaaagaatgtgtcctcaacatgatacagtcgccctgctgaatggatttcCAGCTAcaagaagactctcctgatgtcattgcctcccacGGTTCATGCTTAAACCTTAGATactactcccttctgtaactaacttcttctgaccaccttacaatgcaatGTTGGGGTGAGAGATGGGACAGGAGGTggacagagaaagagagtgtgAGGGGTTGGGgatcagaaagagaaagaaaaagtaatGGAGTTGAGAACagaaagtgagaaagaaaaagtgatgggtgggaattaaaaaaatagaaggaaCAGCCGTAGTTTGACAGAAAGTAAGAGAGCAGTGCGGGAGTGAAAGAGAAACAGCgagaaaagtggggagggggagagaggaatcAAAGGTGGGAGAATGGCATGACTACTCCCCATACATATGCGGGCTCCTACTTGTATGCCATATTGGTTTCATAATAGGAAATGGAAGCCCATCAGTTCAAACGTTCAAATCAGCATTTGCCAGTAGTAAATACAGACAGTCTTATGCATATAAGCCAAATGTTTAAACCCAAGTTCCCAAACTGTCCTTGAACAATTGGTATCTTTAACAATGACTCACCGGGTAAGGAACCTCACTCTCAGGTATCTGTCAACAGCAATAGCAAGGAGTGACATGATCGAGGTTTGAGTGCAAGCCACCAGCAGGCAGCACATGAAGAGGCAGGCTTCGAAAGGGAGTTggacttttaaatccaccatgaTGGCCACTGGCAACACGAGTCCAACTGCAATATCTGCCAGTGCTAGTGAGAGAATGAAGTAGCAAGTTGTTGTCAGACTAGCTGAGTTCTTCTTAACTACCCAGATGACTAGGATATTACCCAAGGTAGCAAGCACTGCAATTACAGACTCCAGGAAAGCATAAACTTCCTTGAGTCCCATCTTGGAAATGAAGAATATCTCCTCAAAATGCAGAATTATGGAAATTTCTTTCAACATTGATGACCTGAAAAAAGCTTGGCATATCAGGGATCCTATAACCAAGCACCCAGTGATGCCCACATCCTCATAAATTCACAAAAATTACATTTCCCTGCTAAGTGTACATTTCCCTGCTAAGTGTTTTTGTATGCTGAGCCAGAAGTGAGTAAGCTTCATAATGGGATTTCAGTAAAGAAAAAGCTAGATAAGATTTTAAAGGCTCTTTATATTTTAattgcagcaaagcccattgaggGAAAGATGCAGTGAGCCCTAGCAAAGGGTGACAACGTGTGGCTAggctgggggagggttggaaggtgaggctttgagtgggggagggttggaaggtgtggctaagggtggggggagggtagaaTGTGAGGCTTGGAGTGagaggagggttggaaggtgaggcttggggtgggggagggctggatgcagtggtgggattaaaataatgtaacaaccggttccagtggtgggaattcaaataatttaacagcgggttgcttacaagcaccattttaacaaccagttctgccaaagtgatgcaaacctgctgaatcccaccacaggtgtGGCTCAGGGTGTGGCtaaggtgtggggggagggtagaATGTGAGGCTTGGAGTGAGAGGaggtgaggcttggagtggggggagggtagaATGTGAGATCTGGATGCCATTGGGATATGTTTTATTGACAGGACAGGTTGCTAAATCTGTCTATTGTTTTAGAgtattaaattgtattttttaatgttgaaattgcCCTGAGCCTATAAAGAGTAGGGCAgcctacaaataaaataaaatatcctaAAAGTCTGTGGCGTGAGTACAGTCTGCCTCCAAACAAGGTAAATTTAGACTTAGAGATGGGAGAAAGTATTCCTGCAAGGTAGGATTTACAACCAGTTATGGATACAGAAATCCCAACATGTTGGAGTTTATGATCAAGAGGCAGTTGAGAATGTA encodes:
- the LOC125433380 gene encoding adenosine receptor A3-like, translated to MGLKEVYAFLESVIAVLATLGNILVIWVVKKNSASLTTTCYFILSLALADIAVGLVLPVAIMVDLKVQLPFEACLFMCCLLVACTQTSIMSLLAIAVDRYLRVRFLTRYRIITSQKRILVALGIVWLLSVMMGFAPIFGWTEKKSSYKNCTFTGIMKMEYMVYFSFFVGTLIPLIIMIVLYGSVFCIIQTKLRQWSKDVRGTRTFYRREFKIVKYLTLVLLLFAVSWLPLCIMNCIQNFCPRIKIPQYMWYIGILLSHSNSVMNPIVYAFKIKKFRETCSQILRTYIFCRDQDYAVNSTS